In Hyla sarda isolate aHylSar1 chromosome 12, aHylSar1.hap1, whole genome shotgun sequence, a genomic segment contains:
- the LOC130296866 gene encoding uncharacterized protein LOC130296866: MMRTLQCIWMHRSLDHLQQVPPDVAMTTCHLDNGCCCCLPTTVSWTERTDVYRIPKMAATGGRGDGEKERGKKMKREEEDEEEEKRGDERKKKEVGEELKRGKKRKREESEEVEKERGAKRKREEELEEEERGDERKKKEVSEELKRGKKRKREESEEVEKERGAKRKREEEHEEEEKREEERKKEDESKEGKRGKKRKRGEEIEEEEKRGKKRKREEEEKRGEERKKEKEIEEEEKKRRGEDARVLEDEDPRPGTSQAPGTSINYPKFNIKHLTVHQVLGRGSFGVLSSAPTCDGDIITGPTPPASSSPGQGRRQREGKNREVGPAGLK; this comes from the exons ATGATGCGCACATTACAGTGTATATGGATGCACAGGTCCCTGGACCACTTGCAGCAGGTGCCACCTGATGTTGCTATGACAACATGTCACCTGGACAACggctgttgttgttgtttacccACAACTGTCAGTTGGACCGAGCGGACGGACGTCTATAGGATCCCAAAGATGGCGGCTACTGGAGGAAGAGGAGATGGCGAGAAGGAGAGAGGAAAGAAGAtgaagagagaagaggaggacgaggaggaggagaagagaggagatgagagaaagaagaaagaggtggGCGAGGAGCTGAAGAGaggaaagaagaggaagagagaagagagcgaggaggtggagaaggagagaggagcgaagaggaagagagaagaggagctcgaggaggaggagagaggagatgagaggaagaagaaagaggtgagcgaggagctgaagagaggaaagaagaggaagagagaagagagcgaggaggtggagaaggagagaggagcgaagaggaagagagaagaggagcacgaggaggaggagaagagagaagaggagaggaagaaggaagaTGAGAGCAAGGAGGGGAAGAgagggaagaagaggaagagaggagaggagatcgaagaggaggagaagagagggaagaagaggaagagagaagaggaggagaagagaggagaggagaggaagaaggaaaaGGAGATCGAGGAGGAGgaaaagaagaggagaggagaggatgcCAGAGTATTGGAGGATGAGGATCCAAGACCAGGCACCAGTCAGGCCCCCGGAACATCAATCAactaccccaaatttaacatcaAACACCTTACTGTCCATCAGGTATTGGGTAGGGGCAGCTTTGGAGTG ctaagctccgcccccacatgtgatggtgacatcatcacaggtcctacacctccagcatctagcagtccgggccaggggaggagacagagggagggtaagaacagagaggtcggtcctgcaggactaaagTAA